From a single Vicugna pacos chromosome 4, VicPac4, whole genome shotgun sequence genomic region:
- the GPR21 gene encoding probable G-protein coupled receptor 21 yields MNSTLDGNQSSHPFCLLAFGFLETVDFCLLEVLIIVFLTVLIISGNIIVIFVFHCAPLLNHHTTSYFIQTMAYADLLVGVSCLVPSLSLLHYPLPVEESLICQVFGFVVSVLKSVSMTSLACISIDRYIAITKPLTYNTLVTPWRLRLCIFLIWLYSTLVFLPSFFHWGKPGYHGDVFQWCAESWHTDPYFTLFIVMMLYAPAALIVCFTYFNIFRICQQHTKEISERQARFSSQSGEAGEMQACPDKRYAMVLFRITSVFYILWLPYIIYFLLESSTGHSNRSASFLTTWLAISNSFCNCVIYSLSNSVFQRGLKRLSGAMCTSCASQTITKDPYTVRSKGPLTGCHV; encoded by the coding sequence ATGAATTCTACCTTGGATGGTAATCAGAGCAGCCACCCTTTTTGCCTCTTGGCATTTGGCTTTCTGGAAACTGTCGATTTTTGCCTCTTGGAAGTATTGATCATTGTCTTTTTAACTGTGTTGATTATTTCTGGCAACATCATTGTGATTTTTGTATTTCACTGTGCACCTTTGTTGAACCACCACACTACAAGTTATTTTATCCAGACTATGGCATACGCTGACCTCTTGGTTGGGGTAAGCTGCCTAGTCCCTTCTTTATCACTCCTCCACTATCCACTTCCAGTAGAGGAGTCCTTGATTTGCCAGGTATTTGGTTTTGTAGTATCAGTTCTGAAGAGTGTCTCCATGACCTCTCTGGCCTGCATCAGCATCGATAGATACATTGCCATCACTAAACCTTTAACCTATAATACCCTGGTTACGCCCTGGAGACTACGCCTGTGTATTTTCCTGATTTGGCTATACTCCACCCTGGTCTTCTTGCCTTCCTTTTTCCACTGGGGCAAACCTGGATATCATGGAGATGTGTTTCAGTGGTGTGCGGAATCCTGGCACACCGACCCCTACTTCACCCTGTTCATCGTGATGATGTTATATGCCCCAGCAGCCCTCATTGTGTGCTTCACCTATTTCAACATCTTCCGCATCTGCCAGCAGCACACAAAGGAAATCAGCGAAAGGCAAGCCCGCTTCAGCAGCCAGAGTGGGGAAGCTGGGGAGATGCAGGCCTGTCCCGATAAGCGCTATGCCATGGTCTTGTTCCGAATTACTAGTGTATTTTACATCCTCTGGTTGCCGTACATCATCTACTTTTTGTTGGAGAGCTCCACTGGCCACAGCAACCGCTCCGCATCCTTCTTGACCACCTGGCTTGCTATTAGTAACAGTTTCTGCAACTGTGTCATTTATAGCCTTTCCAACAGCGTCTTCCAAAGGGGACTAAAGCGCCTTTCAGGGGCCATGTGTACTTCTTGTGCAAGTCAGACAATAACTAAGGACCCTTACACAGTTAGGAGCAAAGGCCCCCTTACTGGATGCCATGTCTGA